One Opitutia bacterium DNA segment encodes these proteins:
- a CDS encoding DUF3299 domain-containing protein, whose amino-acid sequence MKAATKLLLLTLACGALTLRGADTAAKPADGEKKEFERVEFSLLGAFNYVPPGYETASTPDGKAAPADANAKPKDQIPDFVRKLDAKKVAITGFMLPTKFKEGKVTEFLLMKDQSSCCFGVMPRINEWVTVKMANGGIPPLMDTPITLVGKLKVGEVFEEGYLSAIYQLDGERLLESKS is encoded by the coding sequence ATGAAGGCTGCCACGAAACTTCTGTTGCTCACTCTGGCTTGCGGCGCGCTCACGCTGCGCGGCGCCGACACCGCGGCGAAGCCGGCGGACGGCGAGAAGAAGGAATTCGAGCGCGTGGAATTTTCGTTGCTCGGCGCGTTCAACTACGTGCCGCCGGGCTACGAGACCGCGAGCACGCCGGACGGCAAGGCGGCTCCGGCCGACGCGAACGCGAAGCCGAAGGATCAGATCCCGGATTTCGTCCGCAAGCTCGACGCGAAGAAAGTCGCGATCACGGGCTTCATGCTGCCGACGAAATTCAAGGAGGGAAAGGTCACCGAATTTCTTCTCATGAAGGACCAGAGTTCGTGTTGCTTCGGCGTCATGCCGCGCATCAACGAGTGGGTGACCGTGAAGATGGCCAATGGCGGCATCCCGCCGCTGATGGACACGCCGATCACGCTCGTGGGCAAACTGAAGGTCGGCGAAGTTTTCGAGGAAGGCTACCTCTCCGCGATCTACCAACTCGACGGCGAGCGGTTGCTCGAGTCGAAGAGCTGA
- a CDS encoding DUF4178 domain-containing protein yields MSKNPTALKVGMSGQLRGRRYTVRGWVVYSVEIDGEKYYWTEFNVADANGLGATLVFEETEDGPTWKWFTLLEPRRPLTIAEAEAKKVGDTVEYEGRQIPITLVDESYAEEIEGEPPGNVAWHETARYFNADAGQQRLFVATWVNGKIEFYIGQTIGRRLVESAFGLPRMAGYNENYSAPVGSSIDWEQVKAAVWIIGLISFFLIRGCYENYDPDPNVVFAAAPAMKPAPAQVVPAGARGAIAGQSFAVTAHAKVAVLQPRARFEVREYRLRGDDGREALLVHGWEGGANHWLLLESMEMPAKFDAWLAARVRSSTNLAIGDQHYTVTNLLLARAGPIDGDATGAPWSARDQYGFLARRGDEWLLCRWDETRIFWFKGRLVAPAALKDLGVR; encoded by the coding sequence ATGAGCAAGAACCCCACCGCGCTCAAAGTCGGGATGTCGGGCCAGTTGCGCGGCCGGCGCTACACCGTGCGCGGCTGGGTCGTCTACAGCGTCGAGATCGACGGCGAGAAGTATTACTGGACGGAGTTCAACGTCGCCGACGCCAACGGCCTCGGTGCGACGCTCGTGTTCGAGGAGACGGAGGACGGCCCGACTTGGAAATGGTTCACGCTGCTCGAGCCGCGTCGTCCACTCACGATCGCCGAGGCGGAAGCGAAGAAAGTCGGCGACACGGTCGAATACGAAGGCCGGCAGATTCCCATCACGCTCGTGGACGAGTCTTATGCGGAGGAAATCGAGGGCGAGCCGCCGGGCAACGTCGCGTGGCACGAGACCGCGCGCTACTTCAACGCGGATGCGGGCCAGCAGCGGCTGTTCGTGGCGACGTGGGTGAATGGGAAAATCGAGTTCTACATCGGACAGACGATCGGCCGGCGGCTGGTCGAAAGCGCGTTCGGGCTGCCGCGGATGGCGGGTTACAACGAGAACTACAGTGCGCCGGTCGGCTCCTCCATCGATTGGGAACAGGTGAAGGCCGCCGTGTGGATCATCGGGTTGATTTCGTTTTTTCTGATCCGGGGCTGTTACGAAAACTACGATCCGGATCCCAACGTCGTGTTTGCGGCGGCACCGGCGATGAAGCCGGCACCGGCGCAGGTCGTTCCGGCAGGCGCGCGCGGGGCGATCGCCGGCCAGTCGTTCGCGGTGACGGCACACGCGAAAGTTGCCGTGCTCCAGCCGCGGGCGCGTTTTGAGGTGCGCGAATATCGCTTGCGCGGCGATGACGGCCGCGAGGCGCTGCTGGTGCACGGGTGGGAGGGCGGGGCGAACCACTGGCTGCTTTTGGAGTCGATGGAGATGCCGGCGAAATTCGACGCCTGGCTTGCCGCTCGCGTCCGATCGTCCACAAACCTCGCGATCGGCGATCAACATTACACCGTGACCAATCTATTGCTCGCGCGGGCGGGCCCGATTGACGGCGATGCGACAGGTGCGCCGTGGTCCGCGCGCGACCAATATGGATTCCTGGCGCGACGCGGCGACGAGTGGCTGCTCTGTCGCTGGGACGAGACGCGCATTTTCTGGTTCAAGGGCCGGCTGGTTGCGCCAGCCGCGCTCAAGGACCTCGGGGTGCGTTGA
- a CDS encoding glutathionylspermidine synthase family protein: MQRHAIPPRRDWRERVEYHGLTYHTHDNGPYWDESACYEFSAAEIDRLEAAAHTLHYLCIDAAEQVIARSWWARLGIPDAAVPAILRSWERDDFSLYGRFDLAFDGSGEPKLLEYNADTPTALVEAAVTQWFWLQDVRAEADQFNSLHERLIEAWRRYAGKPVHFSSIKNNPEDEQTVLYLRDTAEQAGVLTREVRIEDIGWDAARGAFADLRGEAIERCFKLYPWEWLWHEEFAPHLARDPVQFIEPAWKMLLSNKGLLPVLWELYPEHPNLLPAFETVDAAGLGGSFVRKPKLSREGANVTRVEGGVAVEENDGDYGAEGFVYQALAPIPEFGGNRPVCGVWVVDHEPAGLGVREDTRLITGNLSRFVPHFFR, encoded by the coding sequence ATGCAACGCCACGCGATCCCCCCGCGCCGGGACTGGCGCGAACGCGTCGAGTATCACGGGCTCACCTACCACACGCACGACAACGGGCCGTATTGGGATGAGTCGGCGTGCTACGAGTTTTCCGCGGCGGAGATCGACCGTCTCGAGGCCGCGGCCCACACGCTGCACTACCTCTGCATCGACGCGGCCGAGCAGGTCATCGCGCGGAGTTGGTGGGCGCGGCTCGGCATTCCGGACGCGGCGGTGCCGGCGATTTTGCGTTCGTGGGAGCGCGATGATTTTTCGCTCTACGGGCGCTTCGATCTGGCGTTCGACGGCAGTGGCGAGCCGAAGCTCCTCGAATACAACGCCGACACGCCCACCGCGCTCGTTGAGGCGGCGGTGACGCAGTGGTTCTGGTTGCAGGATGTGCGCGCGGAGGCCGACCAGTTTAACTCGCTCCACGAGCGCCTCATCGAGGCGTGGCGCCGCTACGCGGGGAAGCCGGTGCATTTTTCGTCGATCAAGAACAACCCCGAGGACGAGCAGACGGTGCTGTATCTCCGCGACACCGCGGAGCAGGCCGGCGTGCTCACGCGCGAGGTGCGCATCGAGGACATCGGGTGGGACGCGGCGCGCGGCGCGTTTGCGGATTTGCGCGGCGAGGCGATCGAGCGCTGCTTCAAGCTCTACCCTTGGGAGTGGCTCTGGCATGAGGAGTTCGCGCCGCATCTCGCGCGCGATCCGGTGCAGTTCATCGAGCCCGCGTGGAAAATGCTGCTGAGCAACAAGGGCCTGCTGCCGGTGCTGTGGGAGCTTTATCCCGAGCACCCGAATCTGCTGCCGGCGTTCGAGACCGTGGACGCGGCGGGGCTCGGCGGCTCGTTCGTGCGCAAGCCGAAGCTGAGTCGTGAAGGCGCCAACGTCACGCGCGTCGAGGGCGGCGTGGCCGTGGAGGAGAACGACGGCGATTACGGCGCCGAGGGCTTCGTCTACCAGGCGCTGGCGCCGATTCCGGAGTTCGGCGGCAACCGGCCGGTGTGCGGCGTGTGGGTCGTCGACCATGAACCGGCGGGGCTGGGCGTGCGTGAAGACACGCGGCTGATCACGGGCAACCTGAGCCGCTTCGTGCCGCATTTCTTTCGATGA
- a CDS encoding DUF350 domain-containing protein → MVLFALVGIALAIVGYKLFDKFTPGNLHREIVEERNVAAAIIGGAVILGVCIIIAAAMIG, encoded by the coding sequence ATGGTGTTGTTCGCCCTCGTCGGCATCGCGCTGGCGATCGTCGGCTACAAGCTGTTCGACAAGTTCACGCCCGGCAACCTGCACCGTGAAATCGTCGAGGAGCGCAACGTTGCTGCCGCCATCATCGGCGGCGCGGTGATCCTCGGGGTGTGCATCATCATCGCGGCGGCGATGATCGGTTGA